The Methanomassiliicoccales archaeon DNA window GATCCTCCTACCCTTTCAAGCGAGGAGATTGAGGATTTCATTTTTACTTATCTTGAAGCCGAATGTGAAACTGAAGACTTATCAAATCTATCGGAATTGATTGGAGGCGCTGGCGGCGACATCAGGATGAGTACCAAATCAGGACGAGGTAGATATCTCGTATTCGGTGACGCGTCTTTCTACAAGAATCTCACGAAATATCGCGACAATCCTACAGTTGGAATAATGCTGGACGCATTGAAAAATTACCGTTCACTATCAACGGAACCAATCAAGCTTTCCAATCAATCGCTTAAATTCGATAAAACACTCGTCATGGGCATTCTCAATGTTACACCCGACTCATTCTTCGACGGAGGGGCGTATTTCAGCAGGGAGTCAGCGATCAAGAGAGTATTCCAGATGGTCGACGAAGGGGCAGATATTATAGATATTGGCGGGGAATCCACACGCCCGTTCTCAACACCAATTCCAGAAACCGTGGAAAGAGAAAGAGTGATCCCGATTCTTGAAGAAGTGATCCCTTCTATCGACATTCCTATATCGATAGATACGCGAAAACCCTCAATCGCGAGAGAAGCCGTTGAGATCGGTGCGGAGATCGTTAACGACGTCTCAGGCCTCAGGGACCGAGAAATGATGAGAACGGTGAGCGAACTGGATGTTCCTGTTATCATTATGCATATGCTAGGAGACCCCCAGACAATGCAACTGAACATTGCTTACGAGGATGTGGTCGGCGATATCTTGATGTTTTTGGCCAGACAGATCCGAGAGGCTGAGGAAAACGGAATTAGTAGGGATAAGATTATAATCGACCCAGGCATCGGTTTCGGGAAAGAGGTTCACCACAACCTCGATATTCTCAGGAGGCTGAGGGAGTTTCGCAGCCTCGGGCGGCCGCTGCTCGTAGGCGCATCGAGAAAAACTTTCATAGGAAAAGTCCTTGATCTTCCCAAGGAGGAACGATTGGAGGGGTCTTTAGCATCAGCTGCTGTTTCAGTGATCAATGGAGCGGATATCGTAAGAGTGCATGATGTAAAGGAGACCGTCCGA harbors:
- the folP gene encoding dihydropteroate synthase, whose product is MIARIRSYLSYKEALDEWSRLKIDPPTLSSEEIEDFIFTYLEAECETEDLSNLSELIGGAGGDIRMSTKSGRGRYLVFGDASFYKNLTKYRDNPTVGIMLDALKNYRSLSTEPIKLSNQSLKFDKTLVMGILNVTPDSFFDGGAYFSRESAIKRVFQMVDEGADIIDIGGESTRPFSTPIPETVERERVIPILEEVIPSIDIPISIDTRKPSIAREAVEIGAEIVNDVSGLRDREMMRTVSELDVPVIIMHMLGDPQTMQLNIAYEDVVGDILMFLARQIREAEENGISRDKIIIDPGIGFGKEVHHNLDILRRLREFRSLGRPLLVGASRKTFIGKVLDLPKEERLEGSLASAAVSVINGADIVRVHDVKETVRVCRLIDAIYGTRKD